A stretch of the Thiocystis violascens DSM 198 genome encodes the following:
- a CDS encoding HDOD domain-containing protein — protein MTMPFQRPIASLYPPKAALETAFQAVRKARVPQIPDVVLALRAELNRSEPNVKVVADLIAQDLALAGQILKKVNAPIFARRAKIASVQQAVMLLGIDQLVNLVTAAVIERMLGDAKGSARVVWESIMEQARVATTIAGLVECISSEEAYLFGLMHDVGSLIFADLLENYGYEWVLRFGSPQSLMEHERAALGVDHATVGFLLASTWQLPEHLALAIYHRHAFDYRGLEDSRVRSLIAVSQLGRYLIALALGNHEQPELLTYRDHARQELALDEDEWAALCKQAQEGGWSPLNGMG, from the coding sequence ATGACCATGCCTTTCCAGCGCCCCATCGCTTCCCTCTATCCGCCGAAAGCGGCTCTCGAAACAGCTTTCCAGGCCGTGCGCAAAGCCAGGGTTCCGCAGATCCCCGATGTGGTGCTCGCGTTGCGCGCGGAACTGAACCGATCGGAACCGAACGTTAAGGTCGTCGCCGATCTCATCGCGCAGGATCTCGCGTTGGCCGGGCAGATTCTCAAAAAGGTCAACGCGCCGATCTTTGCGCGTCGGGCTAAAATCGCCAGCGTTCAGCAGGCCGTCATGCTGCTGGGGATCGACCAACTGGTCAATCTGGTCACCGCCGCCGTGATCGAGCGCATGCTTGGAGACGCCAAAGGCTCGGCCCGCGTCGTGTGGGAATCCATCATGGAACAGGCCCGCGTGGCGACGACCATCGCGGGTCTGGTCGAGTGCATCAGCTCGGAAGAAGCCTATCTGTTCGGTCTCATGCACGATGTCGGCAGCCTGATCTTCGCCGATCTGCTGGAGAATTACGGTTACGAATGGGTGCTGCGTTTCGGCTCGCCCCAATCGCTGATGGAGCACGAACGCGCCGCCTTGGGCGTGGATCACGCCACCGTCGGCTTCCTGCTGGCCAGCACCTGGCAGCTTCCCGAGCATCTGGCGTTGGCGATCTATCATCGTCACGCCTTCGATTATCGTGGCCTGGAAGATTCCAGGGTGCGATCCCTGATCGCCGTCTCGCAATTGGGGCGCTATCTCATCGCGCTGGCGCTCGGGAACCATGAACAACCCGAACTGCTGACCTATCGGGATCACGCCCGGCAGGAATTGGCGCTGGACGAGGATGAGTGGGCGGCGCTCTGCAAACAGGCCCAGGAAGGCGGCTGGTCTCCACTAAACGGCATGGGTTGA
- a CDS encoding response regulator, whose amino-acid sequence MARILIVEDNPDNLALMRYLLQSFGHDTLAAQDGEEGVAQAEAETGLDLILCDVHLPNMDGYAVAQWLKAHPRLRQIPLVAVTALAMVGDRERVLAAGFDGYLAKPIAPRTFVGQVEAFLPAAPAGQDAGLASAAAKPPATASDPRPEMPTESARILVVDDCATNRSLAEATLKPFGYRVTLAARVAEALEILARQPFDLILSDLQMPDDDGFHFLATLKADTRLRRLPFVLISSSVWGTQDRKRALALGAAAFLLRPIDPRRLLAEISSCLTETPE is encoded by the coding sequence ATGGCGCGAATTCTGATCGTCGAGGACAACCCGGACAATCTGGCGCTGATGCGCTATCTGCTCCAGTCCTTCGGGCACGACACCCTCGCGGCCCAGGACGGCGAGGAAGGCGTGGCGCAGGCCGAAGCGGAAACTGGGCTGGATCTCATCCTCTGCGACGTGCATCTGCCCAACATGGACGGCTACGCGGTGGCGCAATGGCTCAAGGCCCATCCGCGGCTGCGCCAGATCCCGCTGGTGGCGGTGACGGCGCTGGCCATGGTAGGCGACCGGGAACGTGTGCTTGCCGCCGGCTTCGACGGGTATCTCGCCAAGCCCATCGCGCCGCGTACCTTCGTCGGTCAGGTCGAGGCGTTCCTGCCAGCCGCGCCAGCCGGCCAGGATGCGGGTCTCGCCAGCGCGGCGGCGAAACCGCCCGCGACCGCGTCGGATCCACGCCCGGAAATGCCCACCGAGAGCGCCCGTATCCTGGTGGTGGACGATTGCGCCACCAACCGCAGTCTGGCCGAGGCGACGCTGAAGCCCTTCGGCTACCGCGTCACCCTGGCCGCGCGCGTCGCCGAGGCGCTTGAAATCCTGGCGCGACAGCCGTTCGATCTGATTCTCTCGGATCTGCAAATGCCGGACGACGACGGCTTTCATTTTCTCGCCACGCTCAAGGCCGATACCCGGCTGCGGCGGCTTCCCTTCGTGCTGATCAGCTCCTCGGTATGGGGCACGCAGGATCGCAAACGCGCCCTGGCGCTTGGTGCCGCCGCCTTCCTGCTGCGTCCCATCGACCCGCGACGGCTGCTGGCGGAGATCAGCTCCTGCCTGACCGAGACGCCGGAGTGA
- a CDS encoding EAL domain-containing protein, with product MDTAPTILVVDDRSINREFLTSLFGYAGYRVQLAADGIEALRLVADAHPDLVITDVLMPIMDGVELARQLQSDPATAAIPIVFYTATYRLEEARELARSCGARLVIAKPSSPRAILETVATLLGRPQALPPQEMSAPGLLGGMASNLTGLSELQRQLQRMFQQGQALLNEGGQVQALSTQLEQSLAAAQVLGLRLTALIELGLELASERDPDRLLKLFVRAAQDILNVRHAAAGLMDQGGRVVHLATRGLPDAVHDALATQPPSGLIAQALRQGTPQSIRDWSGETPPPGLPDGHPSLRTLLALPVRSAVRTYGWLYLADKLGADAFATEDEQIAATFAAQLALACENLALFEEAQEYARELEREVTERRASELRFRQLAENIREVFWLVNPTMSEFFYVSPIYEEIWGRSRASLYAEPDSWREAVHPDDRRAVLEAVSRMRETGQVDIDFRLLRPNGSLRWINARGFPIRDERGELIRIAGLAEDVTERKRAADRIARLNRVYAVLSGINSAIVRIHEPQALFEEVCRIAVEEGTFALAWIGLPDGESLRPRAWRARDPQAPPQAIGLAVSAADEAEARRVLESGRAAVCNDLRLEDLAAAGPLNLALDLEVRSRAALPLRQDGALVGVLMLYAREAGFFDAEEQRLLDELAGDISFALQYIAKAERLDYLAYYDPLTGLPNRSLFVDRLGQLLQGAHHDGTQVAVILVDLDHFKRINDTLGRHVGDGVLQAVADRLAATLEEPSSLARLGADTFAVAIAALPAEADAMAILRRCIVDPVERPLTIASQILHLSLHAGIALYPRDGDDAETLFVHAETALGQAQTSGKHHLYFDSALNAEVADKLVLEEELRQALETRQFAVHLQPKVSLRDGAIVSAEALLRWNHPTRGLVSPASFIPLAEDTGLIVPIGEWVLRTVCAQEADWLKQGLRTVPVGVNLSAVQFRETRVLELVQDALATVGLAPGYLELELTESLIMQDPAEAVRILNALRALGVRLSMDDFGTGYSSLAQLKRFPFDALKIDRAFIIDIVHNPEDAAIASAIITMARRLGLTVVAEGVETVEQLCELRAAGCDEMQGYLFSRPVPLEEFAAMLRAGKRLPLPPMPHRG from the coding sequence GTGGACACCGCCCCCACCATCCTCGTCGTCGACGACCGCTCCATCAATCGGGAGTTTTTAACCTCGCTGTTCGGCTACGCGGGCTATCGGGTTCAGTTGGCCGCCGACGGTATCGAGGCGCTGAGACTGGTGGCGGATGCCCATCCAGACCTGGTCATCACCGACGTACTGATGCCGATCATGGACGGCGTCGAACTGGCCCGCCAGCTCCAGTCCGACCCGGCCACCGCCGCGATTCCGATCGTCTTCTACACCGCCACCTATCGCCTGGAGGAGGCGCGCGAACTGGCGCGCTCCTGCGGCGCGCGGCTGGTGATCGCCAAGCCGTCCTCGCCCAGGGCTATTTTGGAGACGGTGGCGACGCTGCTGGGACGGCCGCAAGCCTTGCCACCCCAGGAAATGAGCGCGCCCGGTCTGCTCGGTGGCATGGCCTCCAACCTGACGGGGCTCTCCGAGCTGCAACGGCAGTTGCAACGGATGTTCCAGCAGGGACAGGCATTGTTGAACGAGGGCGGACAGGTGCAAGCCTTGTCGACACAACTGGAACAGTCGCTGGCCGCCGCGCAAGTCCTCGGACTGCGCCTGACCGCCCTCATCGAACTGGGTCTGGAACTGGCTTCCGAACGCGATCCCGACCGTCTGCTGAAGCTGTTCGTGCGAGCCGCCCAGGACATTCTGAACGTCCGCCACGCGGCGGCCGGTCTGATGGATCAGGGCGGCCGGGTCGTCCATCTGGCGACCCGCGGGCTGCCGGACGCGGTGCATGATGCCCTGGCCACCCAACCGCCGAGCGGCCTGATCGCCCAAGCGCTGCGGCAGGGAACCCCGCAAAGCATTCGGGACTGGTCCGGCGAGACCCCGCCGCCGGGACTGCCGGACGGCCATCCGTCCCTGCGGACCCTGCTGGCGTTGCCCGTCCGCTCGGCAGTGCGCACCTACGGCTGGCTCTATCTCGCCGACAAGCTGGGCGCGGACGCCTTCGCCACCGAGGACGAACAGATCGCCGCCACCTTCGCCGCCCAACTCGCCCTGGCGTGCGAAAACCTCGCGCTCTTCGAGGAGGCCCAGGAGTACGCCCGCGAGCTGGAGCGGGAGGTGACCGAGCGGCGCGCGAGCGAGTTGCGATTTCGCCAACTGGCGGAAAACATCCGGGAGGTCTTCTGGCTGGTCAATCCGACCATGTCGGAATTCTTCTATGTCAGTCCAATCTATGAGGAGATTTGGGGAAGAAGCCGCGCCAGCCTCTATGCCGAGCCCGATTCCTGGCGGGAAGCTGTGCACCCGGACGACCGGCGGGCGGTCCTGGAGGCGGTGTCGCGAATGCGCGAGACCGGCCAGGTCGACATCGATTTCCGGCTGCTCCGTCCCAATGGCAGCCTGCGCTGGATCAATGCGCGCGGCTTTCCGATCCGCGACGAGCGGGGCGAGCTGATCCGGATCGCCGGTCTCGCCGAGGACGTGACCGAACGCAAACGCGCCGCGGACCGGATCGCCCGTCTGAACCGCGTTTACGCGGTACTCTCGGGAATCAACTCCGCCATCGTGCGGATTCATGAACCCCAGGCGCTGTTCGAGGAAGTCTGCCGGATCGCGGTCGAGGAAGGGACGTTCGCGCTGGCCTGGATCGGTCTGCCGGACGGCGAGTCACTGCGACCGCGTGCATGGCGGGCACGGGATCCACAGGCGCCCCCCCAAGCCATTGGACTAGCGGTCAGCGCCGCGGACGAGGCCGAGGCGCGACGGGTGCTCGAGAGCGGGCGGGCGGCGGTCTGCAACGATCTGCGTCTGGAGGATCTCGCCGCCGCCGGGCCACTGAATCTTGCCCTGGACCTTGAGGTCCGGTCGCGGGCCGCGCTCCCTCTGCGCCAGGACGGAGCCCTGGTCGGCGTGTTGATGCTCTACGCGCGCGAGGCCGGTTTTTTCGACGCGGAAGAACAGCGCCTGCTCGACGAACTGGCGGGAGATATTTCATTTGCCCTGCAATACATCGCCAAGGCCGAGCGCCTCGACTATCTGGCCTACTACGACCCGCTCACCGGGTTGCCCAATCGCAGTCTCTTCGTGGACAGGCTCGGTCAATTGCTGCAAGGCGCCCACCACGACGGCACCCAGGTCGCGGTGATTTTGGTGGATCTGGACCATTTCAAACGCATCAACGACACACTGGGCCGTCATGTCGGCGATGGCGTGCTCCAGGCGGTGGCAGACCGTCTCGCCGCCACCCTGGAAGAACCTTCCAGCCTGGCGCGGTTGGGGGCGGATACCTTTGCCGTCGCGATCGCCGCGCTGCCCGCCGAAGCCGATGCCATGGCGATCTTGAGACGCTGCATCGTCGATCCCGTGGAGCGCCCGCTGACCATCGCCTCCCAGATCCTGCATCTCAGTCTCCATGCTGGCATCGCCCTGTACCCCCGCGACGGCGACGATGCCGAAACCCTGTTCGTGCATGCCGAGACCGCGCTCGGACAGGCTCAGACTTCCGGCAAGCATCATCTCTATTTCGATTCGGCCCTGAACGCCGAAGTCGCCGACAAGCTGGTGCTGGAAGAGGAATTGCGGCAGGCGCTGGAAACGCGGCAGTTCGCGGTTCATCTCCAGCCCAAGGTGAGTCTGCGCGACGGCGCGATCGTCAGCGCCGAGGCGCTGCTGCGCTGGAACCATCCGACCCGGGGTCTGGTTTCCCCCGCGAGCTTTATTCCGCTGGCGGAGGACACCGGGCTCATCGTCCCTATTGGCGAGTGGGTGCTGCGCACCGTTTGCGCCCAGGAGGCCGACTGGCTGAAGCAGGGCCTGCGCACGGTTCCGGTGGGGGTGAATCTCTCGGCGGTCCAGTTTCGCGAGACGCGGGTGCTGGAACTGGTGCAGGACGCGCTGGCGACGGTCGGGCTGGCGCCCGGCTATCTCGAACTGGAGCTGACCGAATCCCTGATCATGCAGGATCCGGCAGAAGCGGTGCGCATCCTGAACGCCCTGCGCGCACTGGGGGTCCGTCTCTCCATGGACGACTTCGGTACCGGTTATTCCTCGCTCGCCCAACTGAAGCGGTTCCCCTTCGACGCACTGAAGATCGACCGGGCCTTCATCATCGACATCGTCCATAACCCGGAAGACGCCGCCATTGCCAGCGCGATCATCACCATGGCGCGGCGTCTGGGTCTGACCGTGGTCGCGGAGGGCGTGGAGACGGTCGAGCAGCTCTGCGAGCTGCGCGCCGCGGGTTGCGACGAAATGCAGGGGTATCTGTTCAGCCGCCCGGTGCCGCTGGAAGAATTTGCGGCCATGCTCAGGGCGGGAAAGCGCTTGCCCTTGCCGCCCATGCCTCATCGCGGTTGA
- a CDS encoding alpha/beta fold hydrolase: protein MTKPVLADALTAPRFDFVSERAGRIAYYVDAGGEGRPLVLVHSINAAPSSFEMRPLFEQYRGQRPVYSLDLPGFGHSERGARPYTPDLYANALADFLRQVVQQPADVLALSLSAEFAARAALATPGQVASLVVISPTGFSLRPVPSMRSARITHKALTIPLVSQGLYDLVASRPSIRYFLGRSFVGDVPAEVIDYAHATSHQPGARHAPLTFLSMQLFTPNATDRLYGKLTDLPVLAIADRDPYITFERLDDFVARHPNWQRIRLAPNLGLPHWERLPETVATLDRFWSTPPAG from the coding sequence TTGACCAAGCCAGTACTTGCCGACGCCTTGACGGCGCCGAGATTCGATTTCGTCAGCGAACGCGCCGGGCGGATCGCCTATTACGTCGACGCCGGAGGCGAGGGACGGCCCCTGGTGTTGGTGCACAGTATCAATGCCGCGCCCAGCAGCTTCGAGATGCGGCCACTGTTCGAGCAGTATCGCGGCCAGCGGCCAGTGTACAGCCTCGACCTGCCGGGTTTCGGGCACTCCGAGCGCGGAGCGCGGCCCTATACGCCAGATCTCTATGCCAATGCCCTCGCGGACTTTTTGCGGCAGGTCGTCCAGCAACCCGCGGATGTTCTCGCGCTCTCGCTGAGCGCGGAGTTCGCCGCCCGTGCGGCCCTCGCGACGCCGGGGCAGGTCGCCTCGCTCGTCGTTATTTCGCCGACCGGATTTAGCCTGCGTCCGGTACCGAGCATGCGGAGCGCCAGGATCACACATAAGGCGCTGACCATCCCGCTCGTCAGTCAGGGGCTTTATGACCTGGTGGCATCGCGTCCCAGCATCCGCTATTTTCTGGGCCGCTCCTTCGTGGGCGATGTCCCCGCCGAGGTCATCGACTATGCCCATGCCACGTCCCATCAGCCGGGCGCCCGGCATGCGCCCCTGACTTTCCTCTCCATGCAACTCTTTACGCCCAATGCGACGGATCGGCTCTATGGCAAGCTGACGGATCTGCCGGTGCTGGCGATTGCCGATCGCGACCCCTACATCACCTTCGAGCGCCTGGATGACTTCGTCGCTAGACATCCCAACTGGCAGCGGATCCGACTCGCCCCGAATCTGGGGCTGCCGCATTGGGAGAGACTCCCGGAGACGGTCGCCACGCTTGATCGGTTTTGGTCGACGCCGCCCGCCGGCTGA
- a CDS encoding TonB-dependent receptor plug domain-containing protein, with protein MTNADDRAAVRRGYLCGLAMLVTLAPVRAADLTSLSLEELLDVEVTSVGKKSQPLADAAAAVFVISNEDIRRSGATSVPEALRMAPGLTVKRLDANKWSISARGFGGRLSNKLLVLIDGRTVYSPAFSGVYWEQQDVMLEDIERIEVIRGPGATLWGANAVNGVINILTKSSAATQGGLLAAGGGSEERALGALRYGGELAPGTFARAYVKYNERDALVTASGEDGRDAWDIAQGGFRVDSTLAAGDRVTVQGDLYRSNLRQQLLVPDPFLPPAFMSAIDDRLNASGWNLLGRWERALSVTSDVSLKLYYDHAERHEYYAGQRNDILDLEFQQRAKVGERHDLVWGLGYRNIDDHFDNTLITNVNPAAESRNLWNLFIQDDIELIRDRLRLTLGSKFEHNDYTGLEIQPNLRLLWKPSEQTSLWGAISHAVRTPARVERSANIWLINVQSLPTPLATLPVVPQVSGTSEFDSELLTAYELGFRATPTRRLSLDLALFYNDYDRLRTISQDGAQLRWETLANGYLIAELPGANQARGHGYGAELAVEAQVRDDWRLMLAYSALELDIQSPAGQEQENDLLARVDPRQQVSLRSQFNPRPDIDLDVWVRYVDQSDSSFIFGNPGDSLVPSYWELDLRLAWRPRPKVELSIVGQNLLHASHREGYQDVYGFQRLEVERGVYGLLRLSF; from the coding sequence ATGACAAACGCCGATGATCGCGCTGCGGTGCGACGGGGATATTTGTGCGGTCTGGCAATGCTGGTGACGCTCGCGCCGGTGCGGGCCGCCGATCTTACATCGCTGAGCCTGGAGGAACTGCTCGATGTCGAGGTGACCTCGGTCGGCAAGAAATCCCAACCCCTGGCCGATGCCGCCGCTGCCGTCTTTGTCATCAGCAACGAAGATATCCGCCGCAGCGGCGCCACCTCGGTTCCGGAGGCCCTGCGTATGGCCCCTGGTCTCACGGTCAAACGCCTTGATGCCAACAAATGGTCGATCTCCGCGCGTGGCTTTGGCGGGCGTCTCTCCAACAAGCTGCTGGTGTTGATCGACGGGCGCACCGTCTATTCCCCTGCTTTCTCGGGCGTCTATTGGGAGCAGCAGGACGTGATGCTGGAGGACATCGAGCGCATCGAGGTGATTCGCGGTCCGGGAGCCACCCTGTGGGGTGCCAATGCCGTCAATGGCGTCATCAACATCCTCACCAAATCCTCCGCGGCGACCCAGGGCGGGCTGCTGGCCGCTGGCGGTGGCAGCGAGGAACGCGCGCTCGGTGCACTGCGCTATGGCGGCGAGCTGGCACCGGGCACCTTCGCCCGGGCCTATGTCAAGTACAACGAGCGGGATGCGCTGGTCACGGCGAGCGGCGAGGATGGCCGCGATGCCTGGGACATCGCCCAGGGCGGCTTTCGCGTCGATTCCACCCTGGCGGCGGGTGATCGCGTCACCGTGCAGGGCGACCTCTATCGAAGCAATCTGCGCCAGCAACTGCTGGTGCCCGATCCCTTCCTGCCGCCGGCCTTCATGTCCGCGATCGACGATCGGTTGAACGCCTCCGGCTGGAATCTGCTCGGGCGCTGGGAGCGCGCGCTATCGGTGACCTCCGATGTCTCGCTCAAGCTCTATTACGATCACGCCGAGCGCCACGAATACTACGCCGGTCAGCGCAACGACATCCTGGATCTGGAATTCCAGCAGCGGGCCAAGGTTGGCGAACGTCACGATCTGGTCTGGGGACTCGGCTATCGCAACATCGACGATCATTTCGACAATACCCTGATCACGAACGTCAATCCGGCAGCGGAGAGCCGCAACCTCTGGAACCTCTTTATCCAGGACGACATTGAATTGATCCGGGATCGTCTGCGTCTAACCCTGGGATCCAAGTTCGAGCACAACGACTACACCGGACTCGAAATCCAGCCCAACCTTCGCCTGCTGTGGAAACCGTCCGAGCAAACCAGTCTCTGGGGCGCGATTTCGCACGCGGTGCGCACCCCGGCACGGGTGGAGCGTAGCGCCAACATCTGGCTGATCAACGTGCAGTCGCTCCCAACGCCGCTCGCGACCCTCCCGGTCGTGCCTCAGGTCAGCGGGACCAGCGAGTTCGATTCCGAACTGCTGACGGCCTATGAACTGGGCTTCCGCGCCACCCCCACGCGGCGCCTGAGCCTGGATCTGGCACTGTTCTACAACGACTATGACCGGCTGCGCACGATCAGCCAGGATGGCGCGCAATTGCGTTGGGAGACGCTTGCCAATGGCTATCTGATCGCGGAACTGCCCGGCGCCAACCAGGCACGCGGCCATGGCTATGGCGCGGAATTGGCGGTGGAGGCCCAAGTTCGCGACGACTGGCGGTTGATGCTGGCCTACAGCGCGCTGGAACTGGATATCCAGTCGCCCGCGGGCCAGGAGCAGGAAAATGACCTGCTCGCGCGGGTCGATCCACGCCAGCAGGTCTCGCTGCGCTCGCAGTTCAACCCGCGTCCGGACATCGACCTCGATGTCTGGGTGCGCTATGTGGATCAGAGCGATTCCTCGTTCATCTTCGGCAATCCCGGCGATTCGCTTGTTCCGTCCTATTGGGAACTCGATCTGCGTCTGGCCTGGCGACCGCGGCCCAAGGTCGAACTGTCCATCGTGGGTCAGAATCTGTTGCACGCCTCCCATCGGGAAGGCTATCAGGATGTCTATGGATTCCAGCGCCTGGAAGTCGAACGCGGTGTTTATGGCTTGCTGCGACTGAGTTTTTGA
- a CDS encoding PAS domain S-box protein, with protein MAKLMNAEVVARLLDESPDALIATDARGRVIYWSDGAESVFGYTRAEALDQSLNALVAPGEGADVGRDILRAVLEQGSASGEFPHRRKDGSLIYVATSGKAIRAADDTLEYLLFAKKDVTRMKVMRDAKLVDARFRDLLEAMPDGIVMVNSSGWIVFSNSQAETLFGYDHGELRGQPIEVLLPERFRAGHVGHRVKYFGQLRTRAMGVGLELYGLRRDGSEFPVEISLSPLETEEGILVSSAIRDMTERKRIERALREQNLELEKANLIKDRFLASMSHELRTPLNAILGFTGTLLMRLPGPINAEQDKQLTTIEASANHLLSLINDLLDLAKIESGKLEIHPQPIACRALIEEVVGTLRPLAAAKSLGFEVAAIPDNLQVYTDRRALSQILINLCNNAIKFTEQGQVSIACVRHREHGQHEVEIAVSDTGIGISQADQAKLFHAFAQLDSSTTRRHEGTGLGLHHSRKLADLIGGRIACHSESGQGSVFTLTLKEG; from the coding sequence ATGGCCAAACTCATGAACGCCGAGGTCGTCGCGCGCCTGCTCGACGAATCGCCCGACGCGCTGATCGCGACCGACGCGCGGGGACGGGTGATCTACTGGAGCGACGGCGCGGAGAGCGTGTTCGGTTACACCCGCGCGGAAGCGCTCGACCAATCGCTGAACGCGCTGGTCGCGCCCGGCGAGGGCGCCGACGTGGGTCGCGACATCCTGCGCGCCGTCCTGGAGCAGGGATCGGCCAGCGGCGAATTCCCGCACCGCCGCAAGGACGGTTCGCTGATCTATGTCGCCACCTCCGGCAAGGCGATCCGCGCCGCTGACGACACCCTCGAATATCTGCTGTTCGCCAAGAAGGACGTGACCCGGATGAAGGTCATGCGCGATGCCAAACTGGTGGACGCGCGCTTCCGCGACCTGCTGGAAGCCATGCCCGACGGCATCGTCATGGTCAACTCGAGCGGCTGGATCGTCTTCTCGAACAGTCAGGCCGAAACCCTGTTCGGCTACGATCACGGCGAGCTGCGCGGTCAACCGATCGAGGTGCTGCTCCCGGAGCGGTTTCGCGCCGGCCATGTCGGACATCGCGTCAAGTATTTCGGGCAATTGCGGACCCGCGCCATGGGCGTGGGGCTGGAGCTGTACGGGCTACGCCGCGATGGCAGCGAGTTCCCGGTGGAGATCAGTCTGAGCCCGCTGGAAACCGAGGAAGGCATCCTGGTTTCCAGCGCCATCCGCGACATGACCGAGCGCAAGCGAATCGAGCGTGCACTGCGCGAACAGAATCTCGAACTGGAAAAGGCCAATCTGATCAAGGACCGTTTTCTCGCCAGCATGTCGCACGAGCTGCGCACCCCGCTCAACGCCATCCTCGGCTTTACCGGCACCCTGCTGATGCGCCTGCCCGGTCCGATCAACGCGGAACAGGACAAGCAGCTCACCACCATCGAAGCCAGCGCCAACCATCTCCTGTCGCTCATCAACGATCTGCTGGATTTGGCCAAGATCGAGTCCGGCAAGCTGGAGATCCATCCGCAACCCATCGCCTGTCGCGCCCTGATCGAGGAAGTGGTCGGCACGCTCAGGCCGCTGGCGGCGGCGAAAAGTTTAGGCTTCGAGGTCGCGGCGATCCCCGACAACCTTCAGGTTTACACCGACCGGCGCGCACTCAGCCAGATTCTCATCAATCTCTGCAACAACGCCATCAAGTTCACCGAGCAGGGCCAGGTGAGCATCGCCTGCGTCCGGCACCGCGAGCACGGCCAGCACGAGGTGGAGATCGCGGTGTCCGATACCGGCATCGGCATCTCCCAGGCCGATCAGGCAAAGCTGTTCCACGCCTTTGCCCAACTCGATTCCTCGACCACCCGCCGTCACGAGGGCACGGGGCTGGGGCTGCACCATTCGCGCAAGTTGGCCGACCTGATCGGCGGGCGCATCGCCTGTCACAGCGAGTCCGGCCAGGGCAGCGTCTTCACCCTCACCCTGAAGGAGGGCTAG